From Desulfomonilia bacterium, one genomic window encodes:
- a CDS encoding PilZ domain-containing protein yields the protein MDFDRRALKRVMVAVDLKIIIGTDFVSGTSRDVTKKGLCIKIPTSTLKGGMLERLEDRVVIYLGDMILYGLVRWYDVENGFFKIGIELERGSRGKWWDAVGPIAEKQTAAP from the coding sequence ATGGATTTCGACAGAAGGGCTCTCAAGCGCGTTATGGTGGCTGTCGACCTGAAAATAATAATTGGCACTGATTTTGTTTCCGGGACTTCAAGGGACGTTACAAAAAAGGGACTCTGCATCAAGATACCGACTTCAACATTGAAAGGGGGGATGCTTGAGAGGCTGGAAGACAGGGTTGTCATATATCTGGGTGATATGATTCTTTATGGTCTTGTCAGATGGTATGATGTTGAAAACGGTTTTTTTAAAATAGGAATAGAACTGGAGAGAGGTTCCCGTGGAAAGTGGTGGGATGCAGTCGGGCCGATTGCAGAAAAACAGACAGCTGCTCCCTGA
- the truA gene encoding tRNA pseudouridine(38-40) synthase TruA: MARNIRLVFSYDGSNFSGWQVQPGLRTIQETIESVLETILKKKTRINAAGRTDAGVHAFGQVASFFSDSSIPADALLRALNSMLPPDIAATDVQDVGPDFHPRYSAKSKTYMYAINTAPVRNPLFSRYVLHIKEHLNIDAMANAADYFLGEHDFASFMGVGTPVKSTIRTITESTLFIRGDMLYYAIKGNGFLKHMVRNIVGTLLDVGKEKIDPLDINRIIDSKNRSEAGPTAPPQGLYLVGVEY, translated from the coding sequence TTGGCAAGGAATATAAGGCTCGTTTTTTCATACGACGGTTCGAATTTCTCCGGATGGCAGGTTCAACCCGGACTTCGCACCATACAGGAAACGATCGAGAGTGTCCTCGAAACCATCCTCAAGAAAAAAACAAGGATTAATGCGGCAGGAAGGACAGATGCCGGCGTCCATGCCTTTGGACAGGTGGCTTCATTTTTCTCGGATTCATCAATACCGGCTGACGCCCTGTTAAGGGCACTCAATTCCATGCTGCCTCCTGATATTGCAGCTACAGATGTTCAAGATGTCGGACCGGATTTTCACCCTCGGTATTCGGCAAAGTCAAAAACCTATATGTATGCAATCAACACCGCACCTGTCAGAAATCCCCTGTTTTCAAGATATGTACTTCATATAAAAGAGCATCTCAATATTGACGCAATGGCAAACGCGGCGGATTATTTTCTTGGAGAGCATGACTTTGCATCGTTCATGGGTGTCGGCACGCCTGTCAAGTCAACAATAAGAACGATAACTGAATCCACCTTATTTATAAGGGGTGATATGTTATACTATGCAATAAAGGGTAACGGATTTCTGAAGCATATGGTAAGAAATATCGTCGGGACGTTACTTGATGTAGGTAAAGAAAAGATCGATCCCCTGGACATTAACAGAATAATTGATTCAAAAAACCGTTCAGAGGCCGGTCCTACTGCACCTCCGCAGGGGCTATACCTCGTCGGCGTGGAATATTAG
- the rfbB gene encoding dTDP-glucose 4,6-dehydratase, whose protein sequence is MAKVLITGGCGFIGTNLIRYILSEVPDFSIVNYDLLTYAGNLENTSDLETLHPGRYKFIRGDISDAAKVNEVFEENKFDLVLNLAAESHVDRSIEAAGVFIRTNVMGTQVLLDAAQKYKVSRFLQVSTDEVYGSLGATGAFTEDLPLKPNSPYSASKASSDLLVRAYIKTFGLDAVITRCSNNYGPYQFPEKLIPLMIANALEDKELPVYGDGKNIRDWIHVTDHARGIVTVALKGKTGQAYNMGGNAEKMNIEIVKLILSRMNKPESLIKYVKDRPGHDFRYAMDFSKIEKELGWRPLMTFEEGLSSTIDWYLANRPWWEKIRTGDYLNYYDRMYGNR, encoded by the coding sequence ATGGCTAAAGTACTGATTACTGGAGGCTGCGGTTTCATTGGAACCAACCTGATCCGCTACATACTCTCAGAAGTGCCTGACTTTTCGATCGTCAATTATGACCTTCTCACATATGCAGGCAACCTGGAAAACACATCGGACCTCGAAACGCTACACCCCGGCAGATACAAATTCATCAGGGGGGATATTTCCGATGCCGCAAAAGTGAACGAGGTCTTCGAGGAAAACAAATTCGATCTGGTTCTCAACCTTGCGGCCGAGTCTCATGTTGACAGGAGTATAGAGGCGGCTGGAGTTTTCATTCGCACAAATGTCATGGGCACCCAGGTCCTGCTGGATGCGGCACAAAAATATAAAGTCAGCCGGTTTCTGCAGGTATCGACCGATGAGGTCTATGGTTCGCTGGGAGCGACAGGCGCTTTTACCGAAGACCTGCCTCTCAAGCCGAACAGTCCGTATTCGGCATCAAAGGCGTCATCCGACCTTCTTGTAAGGGCATATATCAAAACTTTCGGGCTCGATGCAGTAATAACACGCTGTTCCAATAATTACGGTCCTTACCAATTTCCTGAAAAGCTTATCCCTCTCATGATCGCCAATGCGCTGGAAGACAAGGAACTGCCTGTTTACGGCGACGGCAAAAACATACGCGACTGGATACATGTAACCGACCACGCCCGAGGAATAGTAACAGTTGCCCTCAAAGGAAAAACAGGCCAGGCATACAACATGGGCGGGAATGCGGAAAAGATGAACATCGAGATTGTCAAGCTGATCCTTTCACGTATGAACAAACCCGAAAGCCTTATAAAATACGTCAAGGACAGGCCGGGCCATGATTTCAGGTATGCAATGGATTTTTCAAAGATAGAAAAGGAGCTCGGCTGGCGGCCGCTGATGACATTCGAAGAAGGTCTGTCTTCAACCATTGACTGGTACCTTGCAAACAGGCCGTGGTGGGAAAAGATACGCACAGGGGATTATCTCAATTACTACGACAGGATGTACGGCAACAGATGA